One segment of Sphingomonas telluris DNA contains the following:
- the argR gene encoding arginine repressor, with the protein MSELKERRQRAVAELIRTEELASQEEVAERLASLGFAVTQATVSRDLEQLGAFKVRRDGHITYALPDQVGTTASPSRLVSVIRDWVRSIDVAANLVVMKTPPGSAHLVGVALDEAPRAEIVGTICGDDTIFVACRTSQDAAALAQTLNAMPRPGLQ; encoded by the coding sequence ATGAGCGAATTGAAGGAACGGCGTCAGCGCGCGGTCGCGGAACTCATCCGAACGGAAGAGCTCGCGAGTCAGGAAGAGGTTGCAGAGCGTCTTGCCAGCCTCGGCTTCGCCGTCACTCAGGCCACGGTTTCGCGTGACCTGGAGCAACTCGGTGCCTTCAAAGTCCGTCGCGACGGGCACATCACTTATGCGCTGCCCGATCAGGTCGGAACCACCGCATCACCGTCCCGCCTGGTCTCGGTCATCCGAGACTGGGTTCGATCGATCGACGTTGCTGCGAATCTCGTCGTGATGAAGACGCCGCCGGGGTCGGCGCACCTCGTGGGCGTTGCGCTCGACGAGGCTCCGCGCGCCGAAATCGTCGGCACGATCTGCGGAGATGACACGATCTTCGTCGCATGCCGCACTTCGCAAGACGCGGCAGCGCTCGCTCAAACGCTCAATGCAATGCCCAGGCCGGGCCTGCAGTAG